A region from the Salmo trutta chromosome 40, fSalTru1.1, whole genome shotgun sequence genome encodes:
- the LOC115180176 gene encoding hyaluronidase PH-20-like yields the protein MGLNTTLCNWILDFLTGRPQVARRPLDNLSLNVSKPKEHAPIHINRTAKERDHKTLQRMVKMAHYITGTVLPTLQDIYSKWCLRKARSIIKDTTHPGHEQFTPLLSGRRQRIIRTTVPSLPKTTIAPLPSTTRPLPKTSTPHPPKTSPHPLPHTAPPLFDREPFIVTWNIPKLVCNRYNISLDTSPYRGVATPAKVPGQFLSLFYTDRLGLYPHVDLPSRQQFYGGIPQRGNLRASLAKARADINYYIPSKTARGLAVIDWEDWRPLWARNWGSKWIYRTLSVTHARQRDRSLTARRATATAKKQFQAAAHSYMAETLSLGSHLRPNYQWGFYLFPNCYNHGWMEPGYTGRCSREVRGQNDELLWLWEASSALYPSIYLQASLGDRHSAALLVRNRVQEALRVSALPARPTTAPVYVYTRPVFIDQNRRFLSQGDLVSTIGESAAVGASGAVLWGASADYDDKASCEALSSYLTTTLNPYVANVTAAAQLCSDFLCQGNGRCVRKHYESDHYLHLSSGNFRILRARGTYLVLGTPSLADLTLFSRRFTCQCYAGRTCAPKLPIHLSKALVFRLKHQGLSDKTKTLNKVIADMEQSTIKENLNKH from the exons ATGGGTCtgaacaccaccctctgcaactggatcctggacttcctgacaggcagaCCACAGGTCGCAAGG AGACCCctggacaacctctccctcaacgtcagcaaaccAAAGGAACATGCTCcgatccacatcaacaggactgCAAAAGAAAGA GACCACAAGACCCTCCAGCGGATGGTGAAGATGGCCCACTACATTACTGGGACCGTGCTGCCaaccctccaggacatctactcaaAATGGTGCCTGAGGAAGGCCCGTAGCATCATCAAGGACACCACACACCCCGGCCACGAGCAGTTCACTCCCTTACTGTCGGGCAGACGGCAACGGATCATTAG aaCTACTGTTCCTTCTCTTCCCAAAACAACAATCGCTCCTCTTCCCTCTACCACGCGTCCCTTACCCAAAACCTCCACTCCTCATCCGCCCAAAacctccccccatcctctcccccacACTGCTCCCCCTCTATTTGACCGTGAGCCCTTCATAGTGACCTGGAACATCCCAAAGCTGGTCTGTAACAGGTACAACATCTCCCTGGACACCTCCCCCTACAGAGGCGTGGCCACACCTGCCAAG GTGCCAGGTCAGTTCCTGTCTCTGTTCTATACTGACCGACTGGGGCTCTACCCCCACGTGGACCTGCCTTCCAGGCAGCAGTTCTATGGAGGCATCCCCCAGAGAGGAAACCTTAGGGCCAGTCTGGCCAAGGCCCGTGCTGACATCAACTACTACATCCCCTCCAA GACGGCCCGTGGCCTGGCTGTGATCGACTGGGAGGACTGGCGCCCCCTGTGGGCCAGGAACTGGGGCTCCAAGTGGATCTACAGGACCCTATCAGTGACCCATGCCCGCCAGAGGGACCGCTCACTCACAGCCCGGCGGGCCACGGCTACAGCCAAGAAGCAGTTCCAGGCAGCAGCCCACAGCTACATGGCAGAGACTCTGTCCTTGGGTAGCCACCTCAGGCCCAACTACCAGTGGGGATTCTACCTGTTCCCCAACTGTTATaaccatggatggatggagcCAGGATACACAGGGAGATGTTCCAGGGAGGTGAGGGGGCAAAATGACGAGCTACTCTGGCTGTGGGAGGCTAGTTCTGCACTCTACCCCTCTATATACCTGCAG GCGTCTCTAGGGGACAGGCATAGCGCCGCCCTCTTGGTGAGAAACCGAGTCCAGGAGGCGCTGAGGGTGTCTGCCCTGCCCGCCCGGCCCACCACCGCACCCGTCTACGTGTACACACGACCCGTCTTCATCGACCAGAACAGACGCTTCCTCAGCCAG GGGGACCTTGTCAGCACCATCGGGGAGAGTGCTGCTGTGGGGGCCTCAGGAGCCGTGCTGTGGGGGGCCAGTGCCGACTACGATGACAAG GCGTCCTGTGAGGCTCTTTCCTCGTACCTCACCACCACGCTCAACCCCTACGTCGCCAACGTGACAGCCGCCGCCCAGCTCTGCAGCGACTTCCTGTGCCAGGGGAACGGGCGCTGCGTCCGGAAGCACTATGAGTCGGACCACTACCTCCACCTGTCCTCAGGGAACTTCCGTATCCTCCGGGCCAGGGGCACGTACCTGGTCCTGGGGACGCCCAGTCTGGCTGACCTGACTCTCTTCTCCAGGAGGTTCACCTGTCAGTGCTATGCAGGACGGACATGTGCCCCCAAGCTGCCCATACACCTGTCTAAAGCACTGGTGTTTAGACTGAAGCATCAGGGTCTGTCCGACAAGACTAAGACACTGAATAAAGTGATAGCTGATATGGAACAATCAACCATTAAAGAGAACTTGAACAAACACTGA